In one bacterium BMS3Abin11 genomic region, the following are encoded:
- the fabH gene encoding 3-oxoacyl-[acyl-carrier-protein] synthase 3, protein MNNSVKSYSRIIGTGSYLPEKVLTNADLENMVNTSDEWITSRTGIRERHIAAEGETTCDMATHAARMALESSGLGHSDIDLIIVATTTPDLVFPSTACLLQERLGIHGCPAFDVQAVCTGFIYALTVADKFIRSGSSKKALVIGAETLSRIVDWTDRGTCILFGDGAGAVILESSEEPGIISTHIHSDGQFKNLLQVPTGISSNYQDIIEGNTFIEMKGNEVFRMAVNTLGRIVDETLDYNNMKKSDIDWLVPHQANIRIIIATAKKLGMSLDNVVVTIDRHGNTSAASVPLAFDEAVRDGRIKQGETVLLEAFGGGFTWGSVLLKM, encoded by the coding sequence GTGAACAACTCGGTCAAATCTTACTCCAGGATAATTGGCACAGGTAGCTATCTACCTGAAAAGGTATTGACAAATGCTGATCTCGAAAACATGGTCAATACCAGTGACGAATGGATTACTAGCCGAACGGGTATTCGAGAGCGTCATATTGCGGCTGAAGGTGAAACCACCTGCGATATGGCAACGCATGCTGCCCGAATGGCATTGGAGTCTTCAGGACTTGGCCATTCAGACATCGATTTGATCATTGTCGCCACCACTACACCTGATCTGGTGTTTCCATCAACGGCCTGCCTGTTACAGGAGCGACTGGGCATACATGGTTGTCCGGCATTTGATGTGCAGGCGGTGTGCACAGGTTTTATCTACGCCCTGACCGTCGCAGATAAATTTATTCGCAGTGGCAGCTCGAAAAAAGCACTTGTGATTGGTGCAGAAACACTCTCACGCATAGTCGACTGGACAGATCGCGGTACCTGTATCCTGTTTGGTGATGGAGCCGGAGCGGTAATCCTTGAGAGCTCGGAAGAACCCGGCATCATATCAACGCATATACACTCTGATGGCCAGTTTAAGAACCTGTTGCAGGTACCGACAGGTATCTCCAGTAATTATCAGGATATCATAGAAGGGAATACCTTCATCGAGATGAAAGGAAATGAAGTATTTCGCATGGCCGTCAACACCTTAGGCCGGATAGTTGATGAAACACTTGACTATAACAACATGAAAAAATCAGATATAGACTGGCTTGTTCCACATCAGGCAAATATCCGCATTATTATTGCAACTGCAAAAAAGTTGGGGATGTCGCTGGACAACGTTGTAGTCACCATTGACAGGCATGGAAACACCTCTGCAGCCTCGGTTCCACTGGCATTTGATGAAGCTGTACGCGATGGCCGCATCAAACAGGGCGAAACAGTTCTGCTGGAAGCATTTGGTGGTGGGTTTACCTGGGGTTCAGTACTGTTGAAGATGTGA
- the fabD gene encoding malonyl CoA-acyl carrier protein transacylase yields MRVAFVFPGQGSQSIGMMNSLAESNSVIQETFSEASSVLGYDLWELVVGGPAEKLNSTEYTQPAMLAAGVASWRAWLAAGGTAPAMMAGHSLGEYTALVCAGALDFSDAVALVSDRARFMQDAVPAGAGAMAAILGLDDEQVVKLCQDNASGEVLEAVNYNAPGQVVVAGTRAAVARLIENAKSAGAKRALALPVSVPSHCALMKPASERMTERLNVVAITQPEIPVIHNVNVQATTNEAEIRELLARQISEPVRWVETINNMHNHGVAQLIECGPGKVLCGLARRINRDIGCIPLITQDSISEAMERKE; encoded by the coding sequence ATGCGTGTAGCTTTTGTATTTCCTGGGCAGGGTTCTCAGTCTATTGGCATGATGAATTCGCTGGCTGAGTCAAACTCAGTGATTCAGGAGACCTTTAGCGAGGCTTCATCAGTTCTTGGTTACGATTTATGGGAGCTGGTAGTTGGCGGGCCTGCGGAAAAACTGAATTCAACTGAATACACCCAGCCTGCAATGTTAGCGGCTGGTGTCGCTAGCTGGCGGGCATGGCTGGCTGCAGGTGGTACTGCACCGGCTATGATGGCAGGCCACAGTCTGGGTGAATACACCGCTCTGGTATGCGCCGGGGCGTTGGACTTCTCCGACGCGGTTGCACTAGTTTCGGATCGAGCGCGTTTCATGCAGGATGCTGTGCCGGCAGGTGCGGGTGCAATGGCTGCGATTCTTGGACTTGATGATGAACAGGTGGTAAAGCTTTGCCAGGATAATGCCTCCGGTGAAGTACTGGAAGCAGTTAATTACAATGCTCCCGGCCAGGTTGTTGTAGCTGGTACCCGCGCAGCCGTTGCTCGTCTGATTGAAAATGCCAAATCGGCTGGCGCTAAACGTGCTCTAGCATTACCAGTGAGTGTTCCATCCCATTGTGCGTTGATGAAACCAGCTTCAGAACGCATGACAGAGAGATTAAATGTAGTAGCCATAACTCAGCCTGAAATACCTGTAATTCACAATGTAAATGTTCAGGCTACTACAAATGAGGCTGAAATTCGTGAATTGTTGGCACGCCAGATTTCTGAGCCGGTACGTTGGGTTGAAACTATCAACAATATGCATAATCATGGAGTTGCCCAACTGATTGAATGCGGGCCTGGCAAAGTTCTTTGTGGCTTAGCCAGGAGAATAAATCGAGATATCGGATGCATCCCACTGATTACGCAGGATTCTATTTCCGAGGCAATGGAGAGGAAAGAATGA
- the fabG_2 gene encoding 3-oxoacyl-[acyl-carrier-protein] reductase FabG, translating to MKLEGKIALVTGASRGIGAAIADTLAANGAFVIGTATTHGGALAIEERITSAGQQGVGRELDVTSQESIDAIIKACAEIKGAPGILINNAGITRDNLLMRMKEEDWQAIIDTNLSSVYRMSKAVLRGMMKAKQGRIISVTSVVGATGNPGQVNYSAAKAGVAGFSRAMAREVASRNITVNTVAPGFIDTDMTRALAEEQREKLIAEIPLSRLGTVEDIANAVLFLASDDASYITGTEIHVNGGMYMG from the coding sequence ATGAAACTTGAAGGAAAAATTGCTTTAGTCACTGGCGCCTCACGAGGAATCGGTGCAGCGATAGCAGATACACTGGCAGCTAATGGTGCCTTCGTTATTGGTACGGCCACCACACATGGGGGTGCGCTGGCAATTGAAGAACGTATCACCTCAGCAGGTCAACAGGGAGTTGGTCGTGAGCTGGACGTTACCTCACAGGAGTCCATCGATGCCATTATAAAAGCCTGTGCAGAAATAAAGGGCGCGCCGGGCATACTCATAAACAATGCAGGAATTACCCGTGATAATTTGCTGATGCGAATGAAAGAAGAAGACTGGCAGGCCATTATTGATACCAACCTGTCTTCAGTATATCGAATGAGTAAGGCAGTACTGCGCGGCATGATGAAAGCAAAACAGGGTAGAATAATCAGTGTGACTTCGGTGGTGGGTGCCACTGGTAATCCAGGGCAGGTCAATTATTCTGCTGCAAAAGCAGGGGTAGCGGGATTTTCCCGCGCAATGGCGAGGGAAGTAGCCTCACGCAATATTACCGTCAATACGGTAGCGCCGGGTTTTATCGATACTGATATGACACGCGCTTTAGCAGAAGAACAACGCGAAAAATTAATTGCTGAAATTCCACTGTCGCGACTTGGTACAGTTGAAGATATCGCAAATGCTGTCTTATTTCTGGCCTCGGATGATGCATCATATATCACTGGCACAGAAATTCATGTAAACGGCGGCATGTATATGGGGTAG
- the acpP gene encoding acyl carrier protein, with protein sequence MSSVEERVKKIVAEQLSTSEDQISSTSSFVDDLGADSLDTVELVMALEEEFDLEIPDDEAEKITTVQQAVDHINAATS encoded by the coding sequence ATGAGTAGTGTTGAAGAACGCGTCAAGAAAATTGTTGCTGAACAACTCAGTACCAGTGAAGACCAGATTTCAAGCACGTCTTCTTTCGTCGATGATCTGGGCGCAGATTCACTCGATACAGTTGAACTTGTTATGGCTCTTGAAGAAGAATTTGACCTCGAGATTCCGGATGATGAAGCCGAGAAGATCACCACAGTACAACAGGCTGTCGATCACATAAATGCTGCTACCAGCTAG
- the fabF_1 gene encoding 3-oxoacyl-[acyl-carrier-protein] synthase 2, giving the protein MSNRRVVVTGIGIHSPVGLGLDANWQNITAGRSGISRIESFDTTGMPASIAGQLDGFDPEHWMDRKSCRKMDRFIQLGMAAGLDAMADSGLEITDENSHLIGVHIGAGIGGLATIEKQTKLWLDRGPRRISPFYIPSSIINMISGNLSIALGAKGPNLAIVTACATGTHSIGDAARLIEYGDADVMFAGGAESSITPTAMAGFGNARTLSSRNDDPQSASRPWDMGRDGFVMGEGAAVLVLEELEHARNRGAEVYVELAGFGLSGDAYHMTSPAQGGEGAARCMGNAMRNAGVNPQDIDYINAHGTSTPQGDIAETHAVKRAMGDHAGVVAISSTKSMTGHLLGAAGAIEAVYTIMAIRDQIAPPTINLDDLDPECDLDFVPGTARDMKIDVAMSNSFGFGGTNGTLILKRMS; this is encoded by the coding sequence GTGAGTAATCGTCGTGTTGTCGTCACAGGAATTGGGATACATTCACCGGTAGGACTAGGACTGGATGCAAACTGGCAAAATATTACTGCCGGCAGAAGCGGCATCAGTCGTATTGAGAGTTTTGATACCACAGGTATGCCGGCTTCAATAGCGGGCCAGCTTGATGGTTTCGATCCAGAACACTGGATGGACAGGAAATCCTGCCGCAAAATGGACAGGTTTATTCAGCTTGGTATGGCTGCCGGACTTGATGCCATGGCAGATTCCGGCCTGGAAATTACCGATGAAAATTCTCATCTTATTGGTGTCCATATAGGCGCAGGCATTGGTGGTCTGGCGACCATTGAAAAGCAGACAAAGTTATGGCTGGATCGCGGTCCACGACGTATTTCACCGTTCTACATACCCAGTAGCATCATCAATATGATTTCCGGCAATCTGTCTATTGCACTGGGTGCAAAAGGGCCAAATCTTGCCATTGTCACCGCCTGTGCAACCGGTACCCATTCAATTGGCGATGCAGCCAGGCTGATTGAATATGGCGATGCGGATGTAATGTTTGCTGGCGGTGCTGAAAGTTCGATTACACCGACCGCGATGGCAGGTTTTGGTAATGCACGTACACTGAGTTCCCGCAATGATGATCCGCAGTCGGCCTCTCGTCCATGGGATATGGGGCGGGATGGATTCGTCATGGGTGAGGGTGCTGCTGTGCTGGTATTGGAAGAACTGGAGCATGCACGCAATAGAGGTGCGGAAGTTTATGTAGAACTGGCAGGATTCGGCTTAAGTGGTGATGCATACCACATGACCAGTCCTGCACAGGGAGGAGAAGGTGCCGCGCGCTGTATGGGAAATGCCATGCGCAATGCTGGCGTGAATCCACAGGATATTGATTACATCAACGCACATGGTACATCTACACCGCAGGGTGATATTGCAGAAACTCATGCCGTGAAAAGGGCAATGGGTGATCATGCAGGGGTTGTTGCAATAAGTTCAACTAAATCTATGACAGGGCATCTGCTAGGTGCTGCGGGTGCGATTGAAGCCGTCTACACAATAATGGCCATTAGAGACCAGATTGCACCGCCAACTATCAATCTTGACGACCTGGATCCTGAATGTGACCTGGATTTTGTCCCCGGAACTGCAAGAGATATGAAGATCGATGTCGCAATGTCGAATTCATTCGGTTTTGGTGGCACCAATGGCACACTGATTTTGAAACGTATGTCCTGA
- the pabB gene encoding aminodeoxychorismate synthase component 1: protein MSSHSLLRQLSNCPDLFDLAEHNPERYPFLLENSGETSELGRYDILFAFPGVRLSALPDGSLLHDGSNLGKKPFLHQLDTIYRHRENQTENQTDIAREPGLPFCGGWFLYLGYELAAEIEPVLTSSLHRPELPRAIMTEIPAGIVRDKQTGKDYVFACGIDAESMLGCIIQDIQKLAYSSGFRQQKKSTASCEIQEEESESYLASVNHIKRYIREGDVFQVNLSRRWQANCNDGIAVNEAWRRLRVANPAPFAAWARIDDATTLLSSSPERLIEHRQGIVHTRPIAGTYPRSEDLQQDREFSAELLMHPKERAEHIMLLDLERNDLGRICRPGSIAVDDLMVLESYTHVHHIVSSVSGKLKKGISPGDIIRAVFPGGTITGCPKVRCMEIIAELEQEARDAYTGSVGYLCYNGDMDLNILIRTITHKNNFYSFRAGAGIVADSDPAKELCETRSKAKGLKKIFE from the coding sequence TTGTCATCGCACAGTCTTTTACGACAACTGAGTAACTGCCCTGATCTGTTTGATCTGGCAGAACACAATCCTGAGAGATACCCCTTCCTGCTGGAAAATTCCGGTGAAACATCTGAACTGGGTCGCTATGATATTTTATTTGCCTTTCCGGGCGTACGATTATCGGCTCTGCCAGATGGTAGTTTATTGCATGATGGTAGTAATCTGGGCAAAAAACCTTTTCTTCACCAGCTGGATACAATCTATAGACATCGGGAAAATCAAACAGAAAATCAAACAGATATAGCCCGTGAACCCGGTCTGCCATTTTGTGGTGGCTGGTTCCTCTATTTAGGCTATGAGCTGGCAGCAGAAATAGAGCCTGTGCTGACATCATCCCTGCATCGTCCTGAACTCCCTCGAGCAATAATGACAGAAATCCCTGCGGGTATAGTCCGCGATAAGCAGACAGGAAAAGATTATGTTTTTGCCTGCGGCATTGATGCAGAATCCATGCTTGGGTGCATTATTCAGGATATTCAGAAACTGGCGTACTCATCAGGATTCAGACAACAGAAAAAAAGCACGGCAAGTTGCGAAATACAGGAAGAAGAAAGCGAATCTTATCTAGCGAGTGTCAATCATATAAAAAGATACATCCGTGAGGGTGATGTGTTTCAGGTAAATCTCTCGCGCCGCTGGCAAGCTAATTGTAATGATGGGATTGCTGTCAATGAAGCCTGGCGCAGACTGCGAGTCGCTAACCCCGCACCGTTTGCAGCCTGGGCAAGAATAGATGACGCCACAACACTGTTGTCATCATCACCGGAACGTCTGATCGAACATCGCCAGGGAATCGTTCACACACGGCCAATTGCAGGCACCTATCCGCGCAGTGAAGATCTTCAACAGGACAGGGAATTCTCAGCGGAACTGTTGATGCACCCGAAAGAGCGGGCTGAACACATAATGCTGCTAGATCTTGAACGTAATGACCTTGGCCGAATCTGTCGGCCCGGATCCATAGCGGTCGATGATCTGATGGTGCTGGAGAGCTACACCCACGTTCACCACATCGTTTCATCTGTCAGTGGCAAGCTGAAGAAAGGCATTTCACCGGGCGACATCATCCGTGCTGTTTTCCCCGGCGGCACCATAACGGGTTGTCCAAAAGTACGCTGTATGGAGATTATTGCCGAACTGGAGCAGGAAGCCCGCGATGCCTACACCGGCTCAGTCGGCTACCTGTGTTACAACGGTGATATGGATTTGAATATTCTCATTAGAACCATCACTCACAAGAATAATTTCTACAGCTTTCGTGCCGGCGCAGGGATAGTCGCAGATTCCGATCCAGCGAAGGAATTATGTGAAACACGCTCCAAGGCCAAAGGGTTGAAGAAAATATTTGAGTGA
- the dctP gene encoding C4-dicarboxylate-binding periplasmic protein precursor → MKLIRNILTSFVVASMLLIPLGTAQAAEIKLKASHQWPGGKGDIRDEMVQMIARDMKAANVGVDIKVYPGKSLFKPKEQWAAMTKGKLDITAFPLAYAGGRHPEFNLTLMPGLVKNHDHARRLNKSPFMQRIKDIMDKAGVMVLADTWLSGGFVSNKKCILEPDDVKGQKFRAAGKAFNQMLKAAGASITSMPSSEIYSGLQTGVLDGANTSSSSLVSYRIYEQVTCLTAPGKNALWVMYEPILMAKKSFAKLNKVQQKALLKAAAKAEAFAYQASIEADQKLVDAYKKAGVKVVEMTAEQAAMWRKIADKSSYKDFSDSVKGGKQLLDMALSVK, encoded by the coding sequence ATGAAACTCATAAGAAATATACTCACAAGCTTTGTAGTTGCCAGCATGCTGCTAATCCCATTGGGTACTGCTCAGGCAGCAGAAATCAAACTTAAGGCCTCGCATCAGTGGCCTGGGGGTAAGGGTGATATTCGCGACGAAATGGTGCAGATGATCGCACGCGATATGAAGGCTGCAAATGTTGGCGTCGATATTAAGGTCTATCCCGGGAAATCACTCTTCAAGCCAAAAGAGCAATGGGCCGCAATGACCAAAGGCAAGCTGGATATTACAGCATTCCCATTAGCCTATGCAGGTGGCAGGCATCCAGAGTTTAATCTGACTTTAATGCCTGGACTGGTAAAAAATCACGATCACGCCAGACGTCTGAACAAATCACCATTCATGCAGCGCATTAAGGACATTATGGATAAAGCCGGTGTCATGGTTCTCGCCGATACCTGGTTGTCCGGCGGCTTCGTATCGAATAAAAAATGTATTCTTGAACCTGATGATGTAAAGGGCCAGAAGTTCCGTGCGGCAGGCAAGGCTTTTAATCAGATGTTAAAGGCAGCGGGTGCTTCAATTACTTCTATGCCATCCTCTGAAATCTACTCAGGTTTACAGACTGGCGTGCTCGATGGCGCTAACACATCGTCATCATCACTGGTCTCCTATCGAATCTATGAACAGGTAACCTGTTTAACAGCCCCGGGTAAGAACGCACTATGGGTTATGTATGAGCCGATACTGATGGCGAAGAAAAGTTTTGCCAAATTAAACAAGGTACAGCAGAAAGCACTGTTGAAAGCCGCAGCAAAGGCAGAAGCATTCGCCTATCAGGCCTCTATAGAAGCAGATCAGAAGCTGGTCGATGCGTATAAAAAAGCAGGCGTTAAAGTGGTTGAAATGACCGCTGAACAGGCTGCAATGTGGCGTAAGATAGCCGATAAATCCAGTTATAAGGACTTCAGTGATAGTGTAAAAGGTGGAAAACAACTATTGGATATGGCACTTAGCGTCAAGTAA
- a CDS encoding 2,3-diketo-L-gulonate TRAP transporter small permease protein YiaM — translation MNALIRFISGLSRLLGILAALLLIAGVLVVVQMVFLRYALSESTSWQTEFVTYALIASTFLGAPYVLLTRGHVNVELVPLMLGPKSRFVLALFAYSTSALLCFILTYYSYLFWYEAWSAGWTSDTIWGPKLWKIYLSMPVGFFVISLQYLVDLLCLVTGRELPFHIADVNEEAA, via the coding sequence ATGAACGCCTTGATCCGATTTATCAGCGGACTCTCACGATTGCTGGGTATTCTGGCCGCCTTGCTACTAATAGCGGGTGTGCTGGTCGTAGTGCAAATGGTATTTCTTCGCTATGCACTGAGTGAATCCACAAGCTGGCAAACTGAATTTGTCACTTATGCATTGATAGCATCTACTTTTTTAGGCGCTCCCTACGTGCTGTTAACTCGTGGACATGTCAATGTAGAGCTGGTGCCATTGATGCTTGGACCGAAAAGTCGGTTCGTTCTGGCACTATTTGCCTACAGCACTTCAGCATTACTGTGCTTTATTCTGACCTATTACAGCTACCTGTTCTGGTATGAGGCATGGAGCGCAGGCTGGACTTCGGATACCATCTGGGGTCCAAAACTGTGGAAGATATACCTTTCTATGCCTGTGGGATTTTTTGTCATCAGCCTGCAGTATTTAGTCGATCTGCTGTGCCTGGTTACGGGTAGAGAACTGCCATTCCATATTGCTGATGTCAATGAGGAGGCGGCCTGA
- the siaT_1 gene encoding sialic acid TRAP transporter permease protein SiaT, with protein sequence MDPLILGLLAAVVLIMLLLSGMPVAFALGFTAIFFLIIDDGIGAFDVVADTLFGSLDEFALLSIPMFLLMGSAIAASRAGSDLYEALDRWLYRIPGGLLISNIGACGVFAALTGSSPATCAAIGKMGIPEMRKRGYPASLATGAIAAGGTLGILIPPSITMIVYGIATETSIGRLFMAGVLPGAMLMLLFMSWSWFYAYKNGYHIVERNKHYSLRDKFIVLPKILPFLLLIVLVLWALYGGVATPSEASGVGAFISIILVMIIYRVWQPSVLWEIVRSATRESVMLLMIIGMAGLFSYMMSSLYITQGIAEWIAAMDVNKWQLLIYINIFLLVAGLFLPPVAVILMTSPTLVPIITQAGFDPIWFGVMLTLNMEIGLITPPVGLNLYVINSIVKDVELKTVLWGALPFMLCLVFGIFLLTMFPAIATWLPDYLMGPVN encoded by the coding sequence ATGGATCCTTTGATTCTCGGTCTGCTGGCGGCTGTTGTTCTGATTATGCTATTGCTGAGCGGCATGCCCGTTGCCTTTGCTCTCGGTTTTACCGCTATTTTCTTCCTCATTATCGATGACGGTATAGGTGCCTTCGATGTTGTGGCAGATACACTGTTCGGCTCTTTAGATGAATTCGCTCTGCTGTCTATCCCGATGTTTCTTCTGATGGGTTCCGCCATCGCGGCATCGCGTGCCGGTTCTGATCTCTATGAAGCGCTTGATCGCTGGCTGTATCGTATTCCCGGCGGGCTATTAATCTCCAATATTGGAGCCTGCGGCGTGTTTGCCGCCCTGACAGGCTCATCACCAGCCACCTGTGCGGCAATCGGTAAAATGGGCATCCCGGAAATGCGCAAACGCGGTTACCCGGCCAGTCTGGCGACCGGAGCCATTGCTGCAGGCGGCACGCTGGGTATCCTGATACCACCTTCTATCACCATGATCGTCTACGGTATAGCCACCGAAACCTCCATTGGACGTCTGTTCATGGCAGGTGTTCTACCGGGGGCCATGTTGATGCTGCTGTTTATGTCCTGGTCATGGTTTTATGCCTACAAAAATGGCTATCACATTGTCGAAAGGAACAAACATTACAGTTTACGTGACAAATTCATTGTTCTACCCAAAATCCTGCCTTTCCTGTTATTAATCGTATTAGTACTCTGGGCCTTGTATGGTGGTGTGGCTACTCCCTCTGAAGCCTCAGGAGTCGGGGCTTTTATCAGCATTATTCTGGTCATGATTATTTATCGTGTCTGGCAACCGAGCGTATTGTGGGAGATAGTGCGCAGTGCCACCCGTGAATCCGTGATGCTGCTGATGATTATCGGTATGGCTGGCCTGTTCAGCTATATGATGTCCAGCCTCTATATCACGCAAGGAATTGCCGAATGGATAGCGGCAATGGATGTCAATAAATGGCAACTTTTAATATACATCAATATCTTCCTTTTGGTGGCAGGCTTATTCCTGCCGCCAGTAGCCGTCATCCTGATGACCTCTCCCACACTCGTTCCGATCATTACACAGGCGGGTTTTGACCCAATCTGGTTCGGAGTAATGCTGACGCTGAATATGGAAATAGGTCTGATCACCCCGCCAGTAGGACTCAACCTCTATGTGATTAATAGCATCGTCAAGGATGTCGAACTGAAAACGGTATTGTGGGGGGCCTTGCCGTTTATGCTTTGTCTGGTTTTCGGTATTTTTCTACTAACCATGTTTCCGGCCATCGCCACCTGGTTACCCGATTATCTGATGGGACCTGTAAACTGA
- a CDS encoding sulfite exporter TauE/SafE, which produces MDLTMLLLSGAIAGTLAGLLGIGGGIVIVPIVVLFFESQGLDNALAIKMALGTSLATIIFTAMSSIYTHHRKQAVQWGIVKIMTPGILTGSLTGAWLADIIPGTTLYIAFIVFLFLVSLQMAVSRVSAHRSLPGRFVMNGISFSFGTVSALMGVGGGSLNVPFLSYCGIPIKKAIATAAAIGLPIAISATLGYIIGGLNEEGLPSGSIGYVNLPVFGGVVVASLVFAPIGATLAHKLPDLVLRRLFAVFIFVLATKMSLKFL; this is translated from the coding sequence ATGGACCTGACCATGCTACTGCTTTCCGGCGCTATCGCCGGGACCCTGGCGGGTCTACTGGGCATAGGTGGTGGTATAGTAATTGTTCCTATCGTCGTTTTATTTTTCGAAAGCCAGGGGCTGGATAATGCTCTGGCGATAAAGATGGCATTGGGCACCTCTCTGGCAACAATCATTTTTACAGCCATGTCCAGCATCTACACCCATCACCGCAAGCAGGCTGTGCAGTGGGGAATAGTAAAAATCATGACGCCGGGTATTCTAACAGGCTCTCTCACAGGCGCCTGGCTAGCGGATATAATTCCGGGAACTACATTGTACATCGCCTTCATCGTATTTCTATTTCTGGTGTCACTGCAAATGGCAGTTAGCAGGGTTTCTGCACATCGCAGTCTGCCAGGCCGTTTCGTCATGAACGGCATCTCTTTTAGCTTTGGTACAGTATCGGCATTGATGGGAGTTGGTGGCGGTTCTTTGAATGTCCCTTTTCTCAGCTACTGCGGAATACCTATTAAAAAGGCAATTGCTACGGCGGCCGCAATCGGCCTGCCTATCGCAATCAGTGCGACATTGGGCTACATCATTGGTGGCCTGAATGAAGAAGGTTTGCCTTCTGGCAGCATTGGTTATGTGAATCTGCCCGTCTTTGGTGGTGTGGTGGTGGCCAGCCTGGTCTTTGCTCCAATCGGCGCAACACTCGCGCACAAACTTCCGGATCTGGTTTTACGGCGCTTATTTGCTGTTTTTATTTTTGTTCTGGCTACTAAAATGAGCCTGAAGTTTCTGTGA